CCCGAAACCAAACTCATCATGTTTAGGAAGGGAACGTTTGACAATGCTTCTAAGCTTTTGGCATTGACACCAGGAACGGTGATATGTGTACCAATCCTGAACACCAAAAGGATAAAAATTGTAAATAAGATTTTCTTACGAACAGCTTTTACTTTTAGAGCATCTGTTAAAAGTTTAAAAAACATAGGCGGTCACCTCTTAGATGACTTCTACTGAGCCACCTTTAGAAGTGATTGCTTCTTCAGCTGATTTAGAGAATTTAGCAGCTTTCACTGTCAATTTCTTCGTCAATTCGCCGTTACCAAGGATTTTAACACCTGATTTTTCAGCTTTAACGATACCAGCTTCGATAAGTACAACTGGTGTTACTTCAGCACCATCTTCAAAAGCGTTCAATTGATCAAGGTTAACGATTGCGTATTCTTTAGCGTTGATGTTTGTAAATCCACGTTTTGGAAGACGACGGAACAATGGAGTTTGTCCACCCTCAAAACCAGGACGAACACCGCCACCACTACGAGCTTTTTGACCTTTTTGACCACGGCCAGAAGTTTTACCGTTACCTGATGATGTACCACGACCTACACGGTTGCGGACTTTACGTGAACCTGTTGCAGGTTGCAATTCATG
The sequence above is a segment of the Streptococcus suis genome. Coding sequences within it:
- the rplO gene encoding 50S ribosomal protein L15; translated protein: MKLHELQPATGSRKVRNRVGRGTSSGNGKTSGRGQKGQKARSGGGVRPGFEGGQTPLFRRLPKRGFTNINAKEYAIVNLDQLNAFEDGAEVTPVVLIEAGIVKAEKSGVKILGNGELTKKLTVKAAKFSKSAEEAITSKGGSVEVI